The following proteins come from a genomic window of Excalfactoria chinensis isolate bCotChi1 chromosome 6, bCotChi1.hap2, whole genome shotgun sequence:
- the FBXL15 gene encoding F-box/LRR-repeat protein 15 yields the protein MSLTPSRGCLLDLPWEDILVPHILCHLPLQQLLGLQRVSKAFQALVQLYLANMRCFDSSQISSAVPRAAFLDLLKDNKVLQQLELQNCSDWLTDKELLPVIMRNHHLHHIQLKGCAQLSCHALMVISLNCPNLRRLSLAHCEWVDSLSLRSLADRCKALEAVDLTACRQLKDEAICYLVQKCSRLKSLSLAVNANVGDVAVEETAKCCPELEHLDLTGCLRVRNDSIRVLAEYCPKLRSLKVKHCHNVAESSLSVLRNRGVELDVEPLPQTALVLLQDMAGFAPFINLQI from the exons ATGAGTTTGACCCCTTCGAGGGGATGCCTCTTGGACCTGCCCTGGGAGGACATCTTGGTCCCGCACATCCTCTGCCATCTGccgctgcagcagctcctgggccTGCAGAGGGTCAGCAAGGCGTTCCAGGCACTCGTCCAACTGTACCTGGCCAACATGCGATGCTTTGACTCCAGCCAG ATCAGCTCGGCTGTCCCTAGAGCTGCTTTCCTCGACCTGCTGAAGGACAacaaagtgctgcagcagctggagctccAGAACTGCTCTGACTGGCTGACGGACAAGGAGCTGCTCCCAGTCATCATGCGGAACCACCACCTGCACCACATTCAGCTGAAGGGCTGtgcccagctcagctgccaCGCGCTGATGGTCATCTCGCTGAACTGCCCCAACCTGCGGCGGCTCTCCCTGGCTCACTGTGAGTGGGTGGACAGCCTGTCCCTGCGCAGCCTGGCTGACCGCTGCAAGGCACTGGAGGCTGTGGACCTGACGGCCTGTCGGCAGCTGAAGGATGAGGCCATCTGCTACCTGGTGCAGAAGTGCAGCAGGCTCAAGTCACTCTCTCTAGCTGTCAATGCCAACGTGGGTGATGTGGCAGTAGAGGAGACTGCCAAGTGCTGTCCTGAGCTGGAGCACCTGGATCTCACAGGGTGCCTGCGTGTCAGGAATGACTCTATCAG GGTTCTGGCTGAGTACTGCCCCAAGCTGCGCTCGCTGAAGGTGAAGCACTGTCACAATGTGGCTGAGTCCAGCCTGAGTGTTCTCCGAAACCGTGGAGTGGAGCTGGATGTGGAGCCTTTGCCGCAGACGGCTCTTGTTCTTCTGCAGGACATGGCTGGCTTTGCCCCTTTCATTAACCTCCAGATTTAG